In Deltaproteobacteria bacterium, the genomic stretch GGCTTGGCCATCAAGCCACGCATTCCGGCAAGTTGGCGAATCTGCTGGGCACTTCCCCGGGCTCCTGAATCGGCCATCATGAATATGGGATTGAAAGAGGGTACGCGTTTTTTCTTTCCACTAGGATCGGTGATCATGACCGTACCTAGCTCCTCAAGGATTTCAAAACCAATGTTTTCAGTCACCTGAGCCCAGATGTCTACTACTTTGTTGTACCGTTCTCCGTCTGTAATCAACCCTTCTTTATATTGATTTTCGATCTCCAGAACCTCTTGGTTGGCTCTTTGTAACAGCTCAGCTTTCCGCGGGGGGATGACCATATCGTCGATGCAGATGGAAATTCCGGCCTGGGTGGCATAATGGAAACCCAGATCTTTGAGTTGGTCGGCTAAGATGACCGTTTTTTTATTCCCGGCAAATCGATAACACTGGTCAACCAGAGTGGCTAGTTCTTTTTTATTCAAAACTTTATTGATAAAAGAAAAAGGAATTTCGGAGGGTAGAATTTCTCGCAATAGGACCCGGCCCACGGTCGTTTCCACCCGTTCGGTGTGACCGTCGGCCCCCAAGCGTACCTTAATGACCGCATGCAAATCCACTTCCCCAGCATCATAGGCCATCCGCACTTCTTCGGGGCCGGAGAAGATCTTCCCTTCCCCTTTGACCGAACGCTTCTCCCGGGTCATATAATAGAGCCCCAAGACGATGTCCTGGGTGGGTACGATAATAGGCTTTCCATGAGCCGGAGAAAGAATATTATTAGTGGACATCATCAACACCCGCGCTTCGATCTGGGCTTCAATAGAGAGGGGAATGTGCACGGCCATCTGATCACCATCAAAATCGGCGTTGAAGGCGGAACAGACCAGCGGGTGTAATTGAATGGCCTTTCCTTCAATGAGGACTGGCTCAAAAGCTTGGATGCCCAGGCGATGCAGAGTAGGGGCTCGATTAAGCAAGACGGGGTACTCGCGGACAATCTCGCTTAGCGTTTCCCATACTTCATCTTTTTCCTGCTCTACCATTTTCTTAGCACTTTTAATGGTCGTTACATAACCTTTTACCTCGAGGCGGTTGTAAATGAAAGGTTTAAATAATTCCAAGGCCATTTTTTTAGGAAGGCCGCATTGGTGAAGTCGTAAGTCAGGACCTACAACAATTACCGACCTTCCGGAATAATCCACCCGTTTCCCCAGTAAATTCTGCCGGAACCGCCCTTGTTTTCCTTTAAGCATATCGGAAAGGGATTTGAGCGGTCTACCGTTAGATCCCAGGAGGGCCTTGCCTCCCCGTCCGTTATCGAATAAAGCGTCCACAGCCTCCTGAAGCATGCGCTTCTCGTTGCGGATAATAATCTCAGGCGCACTCAACTCTTGTAAACGTTTGAGACGGTTATTACGATTGATTACCCGCCTATATAGGTCATTCAAATCCGAGGTCGCAAATCGCCCTCCATCCAGGGGAACTAAGGGCCGCAGATCTGGAGGAATAACCGGAATCACTTCCAAGATCATCCATTCGGGCTTATTTCCAGAATCCTTAAAGGAATCGACAATTTTCAACCGTTTGGCGATTTTTTTCTTTTTTACCTCGGAGGAAGCTTCCCGCATCTCCACCCGTAACTGGTCGGAGAGGGTGTTCACGTTCACCTTCCGCAGAAGCTCACGGATCGCCTCCGCTCCCATTCCAGCAACGAAAGAATCAGCTCCGTGTTCTTCTATAGCTTTGCGGTATCGTTCATCGCTGAGAAGCTCCTTTTCCTTAAGTGGTGTACCCTTAGGGTTAATCACCACGTAAGCCTCGAAGTAAAGTACTTTTTCCAATTCCCGCAAGGTCATGTCCAGGAGGTTGCCGATGCGGCTGGGAAGGCTTTTCAAGAACCAAATATGGGCCACAGGAGCGGCCATTTCGATGTGGCCAAGTCGTTCCCGTCTTACCTTGGACTGGATGACCTCCACGCCGCATTTCTCGCAGACCACTCCCCTATGTTTCATTCGTTTATACTTGCCGCAGTTGCACTCATAATCCTTGGTAGGCCCGAAGATTTTGGCACAAAATAAGCCATCCCTTTCGGGTTTAAAGGTGCGGTAATTGATGGTCTCTGGCTTCTTGACTTCCCCGTAGGACCAAGCGCGAATTTTTTCGGGGGAGGCCAACGAAATGCGCACGGCATTGAAGGCCATCGAATATTTGGGTTTCTCAAAAAAACTAAAAAGATCTTCCAAAGCCATTCCCCCTTATGCTTCTTCTTTTTCCAGAAGCTCCATGTCCAAGCAAAGGCTCTGCAGCTCTTTGACCAGGACGTTAAACGATTCAGGGACCCCAGCTTCCAAGTTATGGCCCCCCTTGACAATGGTCTCGTACATCCGCGTCCGGCCAAGTACATCATCCGACTTTACCGTCAAGAACTCTTGCAGTGCGTAGCCAGCACCGTAGGCTTCCAGGGCCCAGACTTCCATCTCTCCCAAACGCTGCCCGCCAAACTGAGCCTTCCCTCCCAGGGGCTGCTGGGTAATCAGGGAGTAGGGACCTACAGACCGAGCGTGAATCTTGTCGTCTACCAGGTGGTGAAGTTTCATCATATAGATGACTCCCACCGTGACCTTTTGGTGGAAAGGTTCTCCCGTTCGACCGTCAAAAAGGGTCGCCTGACCTGTAACCGGAAGCCCCCCTTCCTTTAGAGCCCTTTTAATCTCTTCTTCTGTGGCCCCATCGAAAGCTGGAGAAGCCATGTAAATTCCCCGGGACAGAGTTTGAACATACTCCCGCACTTCCTCATCATCCAGGTCCTTGATTAACGCCAAAAAAGTTTCTGAATGATCAATCTTTTTAATTTTTTCCCGCAGGGCTTTCGGGTTGTATTCTTTCTCAATAATACGGTTGATTTGTTCCCCAAGGCCCTTGGCAGCCCACCCCAAATGAGTTTCCAAGATTTGCCCCACATTCATTCGCGAGGGAACCCCCAAAGGATTAAGAATGATGTCCACTGCCGTTCCGTCTTCTAAATAGGGCATATCTTCTTCGGGAAGGATACGAGAAATAACTCCCTTATTCCCGTGGCGGCCAGCCATTTTGTCTCCTACCGAGAGTTTTCGTTTAATCGCCACATCAACCTTGACCATCTTAATCACTCCGGGAGGAAGTTCATCGGCTTTCTTCAAACGGGCAATTTTTTTCTCAAAGGCTCCCTTAATAACCTGTGCCCGTTCATCCAGCTGTTCCCATATCTTTTCGGCTTCTACTTTTTTCTTGGGGTTCTGGATGTTTAAATCCCGGAGACGCGAATCTGAAATGTCGGCCAATATCTCTTTGGTCAACTTGGTATTCTTGGGGACCAGCGTCTTACCGCTGCGCTCCTCCGCAACCCGCGTGGTTAAAACTTCATTCAGGAAAAGCCTGCGCACCTTCTGGGCAGCGAGGTGTTGCACGATTTGTACTTCATCCTCCTGGTCCCGGTGGCTGCGGGCGATTTCTTCTTCTTCGATAGATTTGGCCCGGGTGTCTTTTTCCACGCCACGCCGACTAAAAATCTTCGCGCCAATCACGGTCCCTTCTACACCCGGTGGAACTCGAAGGGAGGTGTCCTTGACGGCTCCGGCTTTCTCCCCGAAAATCGCCCGCAGAAGTTTTTCTTCCGGAGAGGGCTGGGTCTCACCTTTGGGAGTAATCTTCCCAACTAGAATATCTCCTGCTTTTACTTCGGCACCGATGCGGATGATTCCGCTTTCATCCAGGTTTTTCAAAGATTCATCCCCGAGGTTGGGAATATCCTGGGTGATCTCTTCCCGGCCCAGTTTCGTATCCCGAGCGACGACTTCGAATTCCTCAATATGGATGGAGGTAAAACTGTCATCTTTGACGACCCTTTCGCTAATCAGGATCGAATCCTCAAAGTTATATCCCCCCCAAGGCATAAAGGCTACCAGCACATTCCGACCCAATGCTAACTCTCCGCTCTGAGTTGCTGGCCCGTCAGCAATGATCTGGCCCTTTTGTATTCGCTGACCTTCCCGCACGATGGGTTTTTGATTGATGCAGGTATTTTGGTTAGAACGCTGGTATTTGATCAAATTATAAATATCCACCTCGGATCGGGGGCCATTCCGACTGGCATTATCGGCTCGGACGATGATGCGGGATGAGTCCACCTTCTCCACTACACCATCTCGCTCAGCCACCACTGTGACCCCTGAATCTCGAGCCACCACACCTTCCATTCCCGTACCAATCAACGGGGCGTCAGCCTGCAGCAAGGGGACAGCCTGGCGCTGCATATTCGAGCCCATCAAAGCCCGGTTGGCATCATCATGCTCCAAAAAAGGAATCAAAGAAGCAGCTACACTCACCAATTGAGTGGGGGAAACGTCCATCAGGTTGATTTCTTCGGGCCGCACTAAGGTGGCCTCGCCAGCGATGCGAGCTTGGATCAGGTCCGCTGTGAATCTCCCTTTCGTATCCACTGCAGCATTGGCTTGGGCAATCACCCGGTTTTCATCTTCTTGTAAGGCGGAAAGATACTCGATTTCTTCCGTAACTTGCCCATTTACCACTTTCCGGTAAGGGGTAACAATAAAGCCGAGGGGATCCACTTTGGCGTAAGTACTCAGAGATGCAATGAGACCGATATTAGGACCTTCGGGGGTTTCAATCGGGCATATCCGGCCATAATGGGTTGGATGGACGTCCCGAACTTCGAAGCCCGCTCGCTCCCGGGTCAATCCTCCTGGCCCGAGGGCCGATAGGCGCCTTTTATGGGTAATCTCGGAAAGAGGGTTGGTCTGGTCCATAAATTGCGATAGTTGCGAGGATCCAAAGAATTCCTTCACCACCGCGGAAACGGGCTTGGGGTTGATTAAATCATGGGGCATGAGAGTTTCTACGTCCTGTAAACTCATCCGTTCCTTAATGGCCCTCTCCATCCGAACGAGGCCAATCCGGTATTGATTTTCTAAGAGCTCGCCCACAGCCCTTACCCTGCGGTTCCCCAGATGATCAATATCGTCGACTTCCCCCACCCCATCTTTCAGTCCGATCAAATATTTCACCGTTTCCAGGATGTCTTCTTTCCGCAAAACACGACAGTCCAAAGGGGCATCCAACTTCAAACGGTGGTTAATCTTCAACCGGCCTACACGGGAAAGATCATATCGATCGGGGTTGAAAAATAAGTTATCGAAAAAAATCTTCGCCGTCTCTAACGTTGGAGGTTCACTGGGTCGCAGACGACGGTAAATCTCTAAGATGGCGTTATAAACCGTAATCGGAGTTTTGTCCTGAGGGTTATGCTTCCGGTATTCTTCGATGGGTCGGGTTTCCGTATCGTCAATTCGATCCGAACTTAAAGTGTCCCGGAGAGATGAAGAGACGTTTAACTGGTCGATGAACAGAATGTCGATTCCTTTCACCCCCGCTTGGCGCATCTCCCCCACTTTTTCGACAGTTAGCTCGGTATTGGCTGAAAACAAAATCTCCCCAGTTTTGGGCTGGAAAACGTCACGGGCCAAGTATCGACCCGCCAGATCGGCTGGTTCGATAGTTACGGCTTTTACCTTGGCGTCCATCAATTTTTTCAAGGCCGGCCGGGTGATTTTCCGGTTCTTGCGGATGAGCAATTCCCCAGTGTGAGGGTGCTTGATATCCTCTGTCGCCCGC encodes the following:
- the rpoC gene encoding DNA-directed RNA polymerase subunit beta' codes for the protein MEDLFSFFEKPKYSMAFNAVRISLASPEKIRAWSYGEVKKPETINYRTFKPERDGLFCAKIFGPTKDYECNCGKYKRMKHRGVVCEKCGVEVIQSKVRRERLGHIEMAAPVAHIWFLKSLPSRIGNLLDMTLRELEKVLYFEAYVVINPKGTPLKEKELLSDERYRKAIEEHGADSFVAGMGAEAIRELLRKVNVNTLSDQLRVEMREASSEVKKKKIAKRLKIVDSFKDSGNKPEWMILEVIPVIPPDLRPLVPLDGGRFATSDLNDLYRRVINRNNRLKRLQELSAPEIIIRNEKRMLQEAVDALFDNGRGGKALLGSNGRPLKSLSDMLKGKQGRFRQNLLGKRVDYSGRSVIVVGPDLRLHQCGLPKKMALELFKPFIYNRLEVKGYVTTIKSAKKMVEQEKDEVWETLSEIVREYPVLLNRAPTLHRLGIQAFEPVLIEGKAIQLHPLVCSAFNADFDGDQMAVHIPLSIEAQIEARVLMMSTNNILSPAHGKPIIVPTQDIVLGLYYMTREKRSVKGEGKIFSGPEEVRMAYDAGEVDLHAVIKVRLGADGHTERVETTVGRVLLREILPSEIPFSFINKVLNKKELATLVDQCYRFAGNKKTVILADQLKDLGFHYATQAGISICIDDMVIPPRKAELLQRANQEVLEIENQYKEGLITDGERYNKVVDIWAQVTENIGFEILEELGTVMITDPSGKKKRVPSFNPIFMMADSGARGSAQQIRQLAGMRGLMAKPSGEIIETPITANFREGLTVLQYFISTHGARKGLADTALKTANSGYLTRRLVDVAQDMVVAEEDCGTLEGIFVTPLVEGGEIIEPIGERILGRVALEDIADPFTEEVIIKANEEIDEKFVEKIENAGLEKVKIRSVLTCRSKRGVCVKCYGRDLARGQMVNIGEAVGIIAAQSIGEPGTQLTMRTFHIGGTASRRAEQTTLQPRNDGRVKFINLSTVRNKGGDWVVMNRNGELALADETGRERERYPIIYGAKIKVGNGQLVKGGDLIAEWDPYTIPILTEGSGRIKFGDIVEGVTMQEQLDEVTGFSTKVVSEAKDPEARPRVSIKDERGRTLKLPGSEAMARYLLPVGAHIVVTEGDMVHQGDVIAKIPRETTKTKDITGGLPRVVELFEARKPKEFAVISEITGGVSFGRDTKGKRKVIITPEVGEPKEYSIPKGKHISVHEGERVKAGEALMDGSSNPHDILSILGVEDLARYLVDEVQEVYRLQGVKINDKHIEVIVKQMLRRVMIKEVGDSNFLVGEYVERHVFEEENERLENAGKQPAVAEPLLLGVTKASLSTEGFISAASFQETTKVLTQAAISGKTDFLRGLKENVILGRLIPAGTGLPRYRNIGIKVEGEEEERENSEKNA
- the rpoB gene encoding DNA-directed RNA polymerase subunit beta: MASMSSSGHPIVRLNFSKIEKIMDIPNLIDVQRQSYESFLQKDVSPEDRQDIGMQAVFKSVFPIRAFNETASMEFVSYSLGDPKYEVDECRQRGMTYAAPLKVVVRLITYEVDEEERKGKPRVRDIKEQEVYFGEIPLMTDKGTFVINGTERVIVSQLHRSPGILFEHEKGKTHTGKPLYSGRIISHRGSWLDLEFDTKGLLYVRIDRRRKLPVTILLRALGDSPEELLHYFYQTEKTFFFEDKITKNVDFDLLVNKRATEDIKHPHTGELLIRKNRKITRPALKKLMDAKVKAVTIEPADLAGRYLARDVFQPKTGEILFSANTELTVEKVGEMRQAGVKGIDILFIDQLNVSSSLRDTLSSDRIDDTETRPIEEYRKHNPQDKTPITVYNAILEIYRRLRPSEPPTLETAKIFFDNLFFNPDRYDLSRVGRLKINHRLKLDAPLDCRVLRKEDILETVKYLIGLKDGVGEVDDIDHLGNRRVRAVGELLENQYRIGLVRMERAIKERMSLQDVETLMPHDLINPKPVSAVVKEFFGSSQLSQFMDQTNPLSEITHKRRLSALGPGGLTRERAGFEVRDVHPTHYGRICPIETPEGPNIGLIASLSTYAKVDPLGFIVTPYRKVVNGQVTEEIEYLSALQEDENRVIAQANAAVDTKGRFTADLIQARIAGEATLVRPEEINLMDVSPTQLVSVAASLIPFLEHDDANRALMGSNMQRQAVPLLQADAPLIGTGMEGVVARDSGVTVVAERDGVVEKVDSSRIIVRADNASRNGPRSEVDIYNLIKYQRSNQNTCINQKPIVREGQRIQKGQIIADGPATQSGELALGRNVLVAFMPWGGYNFEDSILISERVVKDDSFTSIHIEEFEVVARDTKLGREEITQDIPNLGDESLKNLDESGIIRIGAEVKAGDILVGKITPKGETQPSPEEKLLRAIFGEKAGAVKDTSLRVPPGVEGTVIGAKIFSRRGVEKDTRAKSIEEEEIARSHRDQEDEVQIVQHLAAQKVRRLFLNEVLTTRVAEERSGKTLVPKNTKLTKEILADISDSRLRDLNIQNPKKKVEAEKIWEQLDERAQVIKGAFEKKIARLKKADELPPGVIKMVKVDVAIKRKLSVGDKMAGRHGNKGVISRILPEEDMPYLEDGTAVDIILNPLGVPSRMNVGQILETHLGWAAKGLGEQINRIIEKEYNPKALREKIKKIDHSETFLALIKDLDDEEVREYVQTLSRGIYMASPAFDGATEEEIKRALKEGGLPVTGQATLFDGRTGEPFHQKVTVGVIYMMKLHHLVDDKIHARSVGPYSLITQQPLGGKAQFGGQRLGEMEVWALEAYGAGYALQEFLTVKSDDVLGRTRMYETIVKGGHNLEAGVPESFNVLVKELQSLCLDMELLEKEEA